From the genome of Pelmatolapia mariae isolate MD_Pm_ZW linkage group LG12, Pm_UMD_F_2, whole genome shotgun sequence, one region includes:
- the vsig8b gene encoding V-set and immunoglobulin domain-containing protein 8b: MEPAFTSVRLKVAVLFLVTIQLRTEAMQITSTGSQTIQYATGTTVKLGCTYTPAAADTGPLDIEWSNVSPDMTQKDKVILSYSGGQTHYMDNSFSKRFSFTGNPDQGDASISITGVTVSDTATYQCKVKKLPGIDTRKITLVVLVPPSTPKCWVEGGEEKGSTVSLRCISRQGSAPISYVWTRENGAAMPSTATQNQQSGELLIKNHTDSNTGTYVCEAANAVGKGQCKYVLRAYNPTNKAGVIAGAVIGALLLLLLLLLLIWLLICCCHKRRYQKEVANEIREDVQAPESRPPSRNSSMHSSRHSSLRSVMGYRTHHGVIYSSVRGNLPTVSESGPIFTNGSNGSTTGGEIPAHLTYDPKYGYAV, encoded by the exons ATGGAGCCAGCATTCACGAGCGTCAGGCTAAAGGTGGCTGTGCTGTTTCTGGTGACAattcagctgagaacag AGGCGATGCAGATAACATCCACGGGGTCGCAGACCATTCAGTATGCAACAGGAACGACTGTTAAACTGGGATGCACCTATACTCCAGCCGCAGCAGACACAGGACCGCTGGATATTGAGTGGTCCAACGTCAGTCCGGACATGACACAGAAGGACAAAGTG ATCTTATCATATTCAGGTGGCCAGACCCACTACATGGACAACAGCTTCTCCAAAAGGTTCAGTTTCACAGGGAACCCCGACCAGGGAGATGCTTCGATCTCTATCACTGGTGTGACAGTCTCAGACACCGCCACATACCAGTGCAAAGTCAAGAAGCTCCCAGGCATCGACACGAGAAAAATCACACTGGTGGTGTTGG TTCCCCCATCGACGCCAAAGTGTTGGGTTGAAGGTGGTGAGGAGAAAGGAAGCACAGTCTCCCTCCGCTGCATATCCCGTCAGGGATCCGCTCCCATCAGCTACGTGTGGACGAGAGAAAACGGAGCTGCAATGCCATCCACTGCTACTCAAA ACCAACAGAGTGGGGAGCTTCTGATAAAGAACCATACAGACAGCAACACTGGAACTTATGTCTGCGAGGCAGCAAACGCTGTGGGCAAAGGGCAGTGTAAATACGTACTGCGTGCATACAACC CTACCAATAAAGCAGGTGTGATAGCCGGCGCGGTGATAGGCgctctgctgcttctgctgctcctcctgctTCTCATCTGGCTCCTCATCTGCTGCTGCCACAAGCGTCGCTACCAGAAGGAGGTCGCGAATGAAATAAG GGAGGACGTGCAGGCCCCGGAGAGCAGGCCCCCCAGCAGGAACTCCAGCATGCACTCCAGCCGGCACTCCAGCCTCCGCTCGGTGATGGGATACCGCACTCACCACGGCGTCATCTACAGTTCCGTAAGGGGCAATCTGCCTACGGTCAGCGAATCGGGCCCAATCTTCACAAATGGAAGCAATGGGTCGACCACAGGAGGGGAGATACCCGCTCACCTCACATATGACCCTAAATATGGATACGCCGTGTGA